Part of the uncultured Methanobrevibacter sp. genome, ATTAAAAAAAATAAAATATGTACAAAAATCATTTAGTTCAGACATATCTAAACAAAATTTAAAATCGAAAAAAACATGTGAAAAATTAATTACATGTTAAAAAAGAAGAGATATGAAAAGTTTATTCATCACTTATTTAATTATAAGAATGTTTTTTAGAGCATTTTAGAATATTATACAATTTTAAAACTATTTAGCGATTCCTATATCTTAACTTTGTAAATAAACCTTATGTTCAATATGCATTCAACAGGAAAATATGGGTAAAAATCAGTGATTGAAAAAAAATGCTCTATATAATATATAATATATAATAAAGTTCAGTTAAAAAAAAAGAAATGAAAAAGTAATCTTATTTGATTACTTTACTTTTGATGATTTCCACTCTTTTGAGAGGGTATATTTTTTTAGCGTTGTGGTAAATTTCAGATGCTAATTTACCGTTTACACATACGCCCACTAATTCATCAAAGGATCTTTCAGCTGCTGCTTCGATGAGTAAATCTTCGATGGTTTTTCTCATGTATCTTTGTTGGGAAGATTTAGCCCTTCTGATGGTTACAGCTAAAACTTGTAATTTTAATTTGCGGTCATCTTTAGTTTTAACAACTGCAGAAGCATCGATTCTGGAAGTTCCTCTTCTAATCATACTTCTAACATAGTCAGTTGTGGTTTTGTGACCTGTGAATTTGGTGTTTGCAACATTACCTGCTACATTATCAATTTCAAACCTGAGTTTGATGTATTGTTTTGAGAAGTCTCCGGTTAATTCCCTCATGGTAACTTCTACTCCTCTACCAATAAGAAGTTCTGGATCTTTAGCTGGAGTTTCTCCAATTTCTTTATCTTCAAAGTTCACTGGTGTTTTAATAGTATACCAGGATTTTTCTTTCCATGTATCACGTACTCTACGTCTTGCTTTTGCTTTTGCCATTATATCAACCGTTTAAATTTATAATTTATTATATATAGTAATCTAGCGTTACGCCATTAAATTTTAAAAAATAGTCTTAAATTAAGCAGTACATTAAATACTACACAAAATAAACCTAAAAAATGATTTCGATTAAGTACAGATTTGCAATCATTTTTTCGACTATCCGGAGCATTGCACTCCTTTTTTAAAGAAATATTTGTAATTAAGTTTTATTTTTTAAAACCCGCCCATAAAGGTTATATTTAGTTATTTTAGTCATGATATATAAACATTATTGAAAAAGTGAAAATTAGTGAAAAATTCTTAAATTTCAAAAATAATAATTTATCAAAACAAAATAATAAGTTTCTACTAAAAAAGATTTCTGAAGCCTAAATCAAAAATAAAGATTGGAAAAACGTTTTAAAAAAAGTTACAATAAAGTTGAAAAACAGATACAATATATTTTTGCAACAAAAATGTAGAAAAATAATAGAATGAAAATGTTAATTTTTCATGAAATTAACATGATCAATGTATCTTTTGAGAACATCATCAATAGGACCCTCATCCATCACAAGCTTGATTCCAGCATCTTCAGCTTTGATTTTTGATTTGAATCCATATTGAACGCAAATTAAAACATCACAGTCACTACAGGTCTTTATTACCTTTCCACCCTGATGTTTTGCATCATCTGCAATTTCAATGTCTCTTCTCTCAACAAATTCCAGCTCATCCCCATAGTCATAGACATATACGGATTTTCCCCTGCCGAGGTGAAGGTCAACATTTTCACCATCACTTGATACTACAGCCAAACGCATTAAATCACATCCCCCTTATATTATATAATACATTATACTTCAGCACCGTCCAATGCATGATTGCACATGCAATCCTGTGACTCATCAACATTCTTTATGAAATTATATATCAATTCAAGTAGGTCTGCTTCCTTTTCCTTTACCATTTCAAAGACTTCATCAATTGTCAGCTCACTTTCGGAGATTCCTGAAGCGTAATTGGACACGATACATATTGAATTGTAGCAGATTTCCCTTTCACGTGCAAGGGTAACTTCCGGAACGCCTGTCATTCCCACAAGGTCCCCTCCAAGCATCTTGAACATCTTAATCTCTGCCGGAGTCTCGAATCTAGGACCTTCAGTGCAGACGTATGTGCCTCCAAGAATAACATCACCTGACTTGTCCAAAATATCCCTCAAAGTTGGGCAATATGGTTCGGTTACATCTATATGTACGACCTTATCTTCATAGAAAGTTTTAACCCTATCCTGTGAAAAATCAAGAAAATCATCAGGAATTACAAATGAACCCGGAGGCAGGTCAGTGTTCATTGAGCCTACGGAATTTGTTGCGATGATTTTTGTAACACCAACATTTTTCAATGCGTCAATGTTTGCCCTGAAATTGATTTTATGCGGTGGAATGGAATGTCCCGCAGCATGACGAGGTATGAATGCCACCTTCTTGCCGGAAATGTCAAGAAGTGACACCTCAACGTCACCATAGTCTGTTTTGACAAGTTTAATCTCGCAGGAATCAGCCTTTTCGGTGATTTCATATACTCCACTGCCGCCAATTATACCAATCATGTGAATCTAACCTTTGCAAACTGATAGCGGTTTAACCTTAACCACAAGCTTGGCAATACCTGTACTGTCAGATACCCTGACTACTGAGTCAACGTCCTTATATGCGCCAGGAGCTTCCTCTTCAATCACATGTTTGCTTGTAGCCTTGATCTTGATGCCCTTTGACTGTAAGTCTTCAGTGATTTCATCAGCATCATAGTTCTTTTTGGCTTTGGAACGTGAAAGGATACGTCCCGCACCGTGTGCGGTGGATCCGAAAGTCTCTTCCATTGCAGTTTCAGTACCGCACAATACATATGAAGCAGTTCCCATTGTACCCGGGATTAAGACAGGCTGTCCGACTTCCCTGTATTTTTCCGGAACCTCTTCCCTTCCAGGTCCGAATGCACGTGTTGCACCCTTACGGTGAACCAGCAGTTCCTCTTCACGATTGAAGACCTTATGAGTTTCCATTTTAGCGATGTTATGCGCAACGTCATAGACTATATCCATTTCCATATCCTTGGCGGATTTGCCTAAAACATCCTCAAATGTTTCACGCACCCAATGGGTCATCATCTGACGGTTTGCCCATGCGTAATTTGCAGCTGCAGCCATTGCCTGAATGTAGTTTTGAGCTTCCTTGGAATCCAATGGAGCGCAAGCCAATTGCCTGTCTGCAATATTGACTTTATATTTCTTGTAAGCCTTATCCATAATCCTCAGGTAATCTGAACATATCTGGTGTCCGCATCCTCGTGAGCCTGAGTGAATCATGATTACAATCATGCCCTTTTCAAGTCCGTAGACCTCTGCGACATGCTCATCATAGACCTCATCTACAACCTGAACCTCCAAAAAGTGATTACCGGAACCGAGGGAACCCAATTGTGGAATACCTCTTTTTTTGGCCTTATCGGATACGATGCTTGAATCAGCATCAACCATTCTTCCGTTTTCCTCAAGGACTTCAAGGTCCTCTTCCCATCCGTAACCGTTTTTGACAGCCCATTCGGCACCGTAATCCAGAACATCGTTGATTTCATCCTTTTCAAGCCTGATTTTACCTTTGCTTCCAACACCTGACGGAATGTTTTCAAAAAGCTTTTCGGTAAGCTCGTCAAGGTGGTCTTCAATGTCTTCAACGGTCAGATTGGATTTAATCAGCCTTACTCCACAGTTGATGTCGAATCCGACTCCTCCAGGAGATACAATACCATTCCTTAGGCTGAATGCTGCAACTCCTCCGATAGGAAAACCGTAACCGAAATGGATGTCCGGCAGTCCTATTGAATATCTTTGAACACCCGGAAGGCAAGCCACATTAATAATCTGTTCGATAGCGCCTTCCTCCAAATCATCGAAGTATTCATCTGCAATGTAAAACCTTCCAGAAGCCCTCATAGATTTGTTGTAAGATCCTGGGATTTCATAAACGTTATCTCTAACTTTCTTAATTTCATCTTTAATGCTCATAGTATCACAAAAATATTATGTTTAAATATATATTGGTGGTGTTTAAATAAGGTTTGGGTAAAAAATTATTTTCTAAAAAGAGCTGATATTCCGGCAATGAGCAGAAATATTGCACTTATTATGTTTATATGGTTTGAACCTACAATTACAAACATTGTTGCTACAATAAATCCTACACCTGCAATTTCAGAGTTCTTTCTGACATAATATGTTGAAAGTATTCCCAAAACTGAAGCCGCAATAGCAATTATTCCCAAAAAGGGAGCGTGTGCAATTTTAAGGTTTTCTAAAAATATTAAAAATGATCCGGAAAATATTCCGATTATGGAACCTAAAGCACCCACAATCATTTCAAAATTTCTGGAAATCGTTTTAGTTCTTTTCATAATAATGAATATGGTTGATATGATATAAATTATTTGTTGAAGATTTTCTATAAATCCACAATGGCCTGAACTTCAACATGGTCGGTTTTTTTAACCTCCATCTTGTGAAAGGTTATTGCCTTTATTTCGCTTTTTCTTTCGTGCTTGTCCCAGTCAATCTCCTCACCGACTATCTTGGCTTCAAGGTGCAGGTTTTCATCGATTTTGACATGAAATTCTGAAAATAACATGAACTCAATTTCATGATAAAACAGCAATTCCTCCAAATAATCATAAAGAAGTGACACTTCGTCCTCTGAGGTAACCTCAAATTCGATTTCCCTTAAAGCGCCAATACCAGAGGTGTCAGAAATTATATTAAAAATTGCAAGTCCCGCATTTTCAAATGCCTCATTTATATCCTTACCATATGCCTTAAGTCCAATGTCGGCTGTTGCTTCAAAATATTCATAGCTTTTCATGACCTTACCTCAAATTATTGATTACCAAATGCTCTCACTCTTTGCTTATATATGTACTTTTTACAACTTTAATATAGTGATTAAAATGATAGGTAATAATGACACCACAATTCAAGTTGATTTAAGAAAAAAAAGTTCAATGAAAGACGAAATAATGTACAGTAATTTAGATATTCAATCTTGCATGGTAGTGCTTGTAGTAATAGCAGCATTACTTTTATCTGTTATTTCTGTTGTAGCAGCTCAAGCTCCAGTAATCTAAACTGAAGTCTTATTTTACAATGCCAAACCCTTTAGTTGCACATTAGACTATGAGCATACCATGCAAAATACTCTAATGTTAACAGAAACTAATTTCCCGTTTACAGGAAAACTAGATGGCATAATCATCGGGGTTGAAACGCAATATAATTTCTCTGGCATTTCCTTTAACCCCTTTTCCTGTATATTTTGTATCAACCAATCTTACGAACTCCAACTTGTCAAGCGCACGGTTGAATGATGCGTAGCTTGATCCTGTTTTTTCCTTGAATATTTTGGACAGTTCACCGGCATTGTACATGCCCTCGTTATCCGCAACCATCCTTAGAATGTATCTTTCAGAATCGTTCAATGATTTCAATGATTCGACAATATTGACAGACACCAGGGATTCCAGAGCCTTTTCGAAGTGAACTTGAGTTATTTCACGGCTTGCATCGGCCTCAGCGATATTTCCGCAGCTTCTCAAAAGGTTGATTCCCACTCTCAAGTCACCGTTTTCTTCAGTGTACATGGCAATCTGTTCCAGTATCTCATCGGATAAAACATTCGGGAAAAATCCTGCCTTTACACGGTCTCGCAAGATTCCTTCAATTTCAGAATAAGTGTATAATGGGAATAGAATTTCCTGAGGAATAAATACGGTATTTACATTTTTATCGAAGGAATATTTGAATTCCAAATCAGACATTATTGCAAAGATGGATGCCTTTACTCCAGGATATTCCTCATATGCCCTGAGCAAATCATAAACAACCTTATCTGCATTCTTTGATTGGAACAAGTAGTTAATGTCATCCAGCGCAACTACAAGCGCCTTTTCCTTTTTCTGGAGTTCCTTCATTATCTGGTCATATATCCTTGAAAATGGCACTCCTGTTTCAGGCGGAATGTGGCCGAACAGCTTTTTGTATATCTGTGAAAAGATTCCGAATCGTGTGGTGTGCAGCTGACAGTTGATGTACAGGCATACTACCTTATCTGAACTCTTCTCGACCAGTTCGAATACCTTTCTTATTGATGTTGTTTTTCCTGTTGCCGGTGAGCCTAAAACAACTGCGTTTGATGGTTGACCTCCCCTTAAAGCCGGCCTTATAGACATTGCCAAAGCTTCCATTTGTGTGTCTCTGTAATTGAAATTTGGAGGAAAGTAATCTGGATCAAAAGCATTTATGTTTTGAAAAAGACTTTCATCTGACATTAAAATATCTTCGATTCCCATAATATCATATTATACATATTATATTATAAAACAATTTTTATTCACAAAGATTCTTTATGACAACATTTTCATTGTCCTCTATCCACTGGGCGAACTTCTCGGCATAACCCAGCTTTTTCTTTTTGAAGTCATCGGCCTGGGCAATCTCGGTTTCAATGTTCGGACGAGAATATCTGGTTACAATGTCTCCAAAGTCCATGCCCGCAAGGGTGATTTCCTCTGCACCCAAAGCCACAGCCAAAAACATTGCACGGTCGCCGTCTGTAAATCCTCCGAAATTGTAGAGGTTTCCGACAGGCTGTGATTGTGTGGTGCCCAATACGCTTGTAAAGAATGGTGTCAGTTTGGCAATCTTGTCCATATTGTCCCCATGGGCATGTATTGCAACGTTTGCTCCCCTGAAATTGGCCAATAGTATGTCGTCAAGGTTTCCGTCAAGGTCTGTAGCCACTATGTCCGGCGCAATTCTTTCTTCAACAAGAGCTGTTGTTGCACCGTCGGCTGCAACCAGAACATAATCCTTTAAATCATAGTTTTCCATTAAAAACTTCACATGTTCTTTTAGTGACGGACCTGCGCCGAATACGATGAACTTGTCTGAAAAGTCCACAAACCCTTTTAAATCCTCAAGGGTCAGGCATCCTTCAGTTGAAAGGATTTCATCCAGGAGCTTTGCGGATTTCTCATCATTTTCACGTGAAAATCCGAAGTCATCAAGAATCTCTTTATAATATTTTTCCCATAGTCCAAATTCCATATTTAAACCTCACTGTAATAATTTTAGCCTTTGATTTGTTAAATAATTTATTATTGTTCTGCTGTTAATTTTTGTTTACAACATTGACCTCGTGGCCGGTGATTCTTGAATAAAGGTTGTTGATTTGCCTTAATGTGAATCCGACCATGAATGCTGAAATTATGGTTCCGACGTTTACAGCGCCTAAAATGTTTGTATACCAAAGGCCGCACATTATAAGGGAAATTATCACCATTGCGGCGTCAAAGCCAATCTTTATTGTTGAAAATCTCCAGCCTGTAACGATTGCAACTGATTCGACGCACCCCTCTCCCGGAAGCGGAGCAATGTTTGCAGGCATATAGATGAATATTCCAAGAGCGGTTAAAAAGATGCTTGCAATCAGAAATGCTGTACACATCAGAATTGATGAGTCAAATGGTATGAAACCAACAATATAAAGTGCCAGATCAGTGAAATATCCAAAAAGAACGCAGTTTATCAGCTGCAACAGCCTTTTTCTGTGGAATCTTTTTCTCAAAATAAGAAATTGGATCAGAATCAGTGCGGCATTGAATATGAATGTGGTTATTCCAATGTTTATGTTTGTTATCAATGCCAGAGAATATGATATTGAGCTTATTGGAGTTGTTCCAAGTGTTGAAACGATTGAAAACGCCACTCCAAGAGACATTATGAAAAGTCCTATTACAAAACATCCAATTCTTTTAATCATATTATAATATATATCTTACATCTTTTTTAAATCCACGTCCTCACCTGTGAAGTGCCCATAGATTTTGTGGATATACCTGACGGTTGTACCGATAAAGAGCGCCCCGAGTATTGTACCGATTCCAACACTTCCAAACTGGCCCAAAAATCCGTAACTCAGAATCAAGGCTGTTGAGACAACGCATATGTCAAAATACACCTTGATTGTTGGAAAAGGCTTATCTGTAACTATTGCAATGGCCTGTGTAACGCCCTCCACCGATAGAGGTATCAGATTTGTCGGAACATAGAAAAAGAGGCCCAACGCTATGAGAAATATTGAAAGCACAGTCATAACAAAGGCCCAAATCAGATTGTCTGCAGGAGGAATGAAATACATGAGAGCTACTGAAAAGCTTGTAAATGCCCCAAACAATACTCCTACAAATACCTGAAGGAAATGTTTCCTCTTAAAGTCGCCCCTAAGCAATGCCAACTCCATTGCCACAAGTATCGCATGGAATATGAATGTTGCAATGCCTATCTCCACTGCCCAGATAAGATTCATGGCATATGGTATTGAGCTTACCGGCGCTGAGCCCAAACCTGATTTTATTGAAAACGCAACCCCCAGCGTAATCAGATACAGCCCGAAAACATAGTTGAAGACCCTCCTCAGGGTCAATTCCTCCCCACTAAATTGCATAGTAATATATTAGTTACGAGAGTATTTAAACAGTTAGTAAAAAATATGCTACTAAATTATACAATTACATAATTTGACAGGAATTTGTTCAAAAATTTTGAATAATCTACATATTAAAAATATTTAATAAGTATAAAAATCAAAAATAAAAATGGCTTAAAATAAGCCAATTTTCTAGAAAATTGGAGGATATTTAATGAACGATATTTTATTAATGCTTCCTGGACCAACAACAGTACCCCCAAGAGTACTCAATGCAATGTCACAGGCTGTTGTTAACCACAGAGGAGCTAAATATGGTGAAATTTTAACTGAAACTACTGAATTAATGAGTAAAGTTTTCCAAACCTCAAATGACTCTTATTTATTAACTGGATCTGGAACTGCAGCAATGGAAGCAGGTATTGCCAACACTGTAGCACCAGGTGAAAAAATGTTAAATGTTGTAGGTGGAAAATTCGGTGAAAGATTCATGAAAATTGCGCAAACTCATGGAATCGACGCACAGGAATTAGCAGTTGAATGGGGAACTGCAGTAACACCTCAAGCTATCGAAGAAGCTCTCGAAGCTGACGAAGACATCAAAGCTGTAAGTGTTATCCACAACGAAACCTCAACAGGTGTAGCTGCACCTATTGAAGAAATCGGTAAAGTAATGAAAAACTATGACGCATTATACATTGTGGACACCGTTTCATCCCTTGCTGGTGATGAAGTAAACGTTGACAAGTTCGGAATTGACGTTTGTCTTACCGGATCTCAAAAATGTATCGCTGCACCGCCTGGAATGGGCGCAATCACATTAAGTGACGACGCATGGGCTGCAGTCGACAAAGTTGAAACCAACACTTTCTACCTTGACCTTAAAGCTGCAAGAAAAAGCGGAAGCAAAGTGCCTCCTGAAACTCCATACACTCCATCAGTTTCACTCACTTATGCAATGAATGAAGCTTTAAAAATAATTATGGAAGAAGGACTTGACAACAGGGTTGCACGTCACCACAAAGCAGCTAAAGCAAGTGTAGCAGCTGTCAAAGCTTTAGGTTTAGAATTATTCGCTGATGAAGCTGTTTCATCCGCTACAGTTACCGCTGTTAAAATGCCTGAAGGAGTTACCGATGCAGAGTTCAGAGGAACCACACGTGACAAATACGGTGTTGAATTAGCAGGAGGTCAAGACCACCTTAAAGGAAACATCTTCAGAATCGGTCACATGGGTACAATTTCCTACAAAGAACTTGTTCAAACCTTTGCAGCAATTGGTATGACCTTAAAAGGCTTAGGCGTAATCGACGATGCAGGCGCTGGTGTTTCATCAATTACAGAATCATACTTATGATTCTGATTTTTTCTTTTTTTATTAAATTTTGTAGTTATAACTTATAACTCATCTTTTTTTGAAAAGCATGTGAAATATTTTTGTGATTATCATGTTATGATAAGTTATAAGTGAAAAGTTACACTTGAAATGCATGTCTCAATCTTGTGTATTAGAACTTATAACTTATATGTTACACTTGAAATGCATGTCTCAATCTTGTGTATTAGAACTTATAACTTATATGTTACACTTGAAATGCACCTCTCGAAAACTCCACTTATACCTTATAACTTACACTTGAAACTTATGTCTAAACATTAAAAAAAGTAATACTCTGAAAGTAAAGTAAAATTATTTAAAACAATAATGCAAAAAATAATATCAATAATAAGGATGTGAAACAATGTCAGAAAATATTAAAACAACTGTTGAAGAATTGCGTAAATTGATCAACGTGGACAATGTAATAGGCACACCGATAGAAACCGAAGATAAAGTTCTAATACCAGTAATGAAAATGGGAGTAGGTTTTGGAGCTGGAGAAAACATATTAGGTACTGAAGGCAGTGACGCCGCAGGAGCAGGTGCCGGAGTGGAACCTATATCCATGGTTATGATACCTAAAAAAGGAAATGATGCCGAAGGAGTGCGCGTACTTGACTTAAGTAAAGGAACCGAAACCAACAAGGCGATTTCCGATATCGGACTCATCGTTACCGACCTTGTAAAAAGCTTTTTGGAGTCACAGCAAGGTGGCGCTGAATACTACGATGAAAGTGAATACATAGAACCTGAATTCAGTACAGCTGACGATCAAGAATAGGAATTCACTATATGTTAAACATCCTGGGGATGATTATACTAATAATCATCTTATTTATTATTATTTTACTCATAATAGGCATTAAGATAACATTTGAGTACAATAAAATAGATAGTGAATTTAAAGGATGTCTGAAAATACTTATTTTAAAAAAAATCAAAGTCTACTCACGCCAATTTCCATCACAGAATGACAATGCAGACGAAGATGACAAAAAAGATGATGAAAAAAAGGAAAAGGACTTCAAAAAGATATTAAACTTGGCCAAACCCTGCCTTGAAGACCTTCTGGATTATCTGAAATCCGCATTGAACATCATCAAAGTAACAAAAGTCAAAAACCATCTCATATTTGGAATGGACAGTTTTGCAGATACCGGAAAATATATCGGAATCATCTGGGGACTTCTCTCAATCATAAACCCGATGCATGAAAACCTGGCCCTAAGTGCCGAACCGTCATTTAAAGGAAGCCAACTCGATGCCAAAGGAGAGAATGAAGTTGAAATATATCCGCTGAAACTCCTGATTCCTACAATCAGACTGATTTTAAAGGAAGATGTCAGAAAATTAATCAGAGGTGTTTTGGATGAGCGATGATATTTTTGATGAGTTAAGGGAAATATTTGAAATCAGCCAAGACGTCAAGATTGAATTCAAGGAAATTTATGGATTAACATTTGCCTTTGAATCAAAAATTAATATAATGAGAAACAGCATTGTCTCAACAGAAATAGCGCCGCTTGGAATAATATATAAAGAAAACGATGAATATTACTTCGCACCCCTAGACGAAGTTGAAAATATAGACGAAATAATTAAGGAATATGTGAAAACTATTCCGGAAGGGGAATGTTCTCACGTTGAACAATGACCTCAACAACCAATGGTCCTTTAAGATTCTTATCCAATACCAGTTCCAAATCATCCAAATTGTCTACACGCACAGCATCAATTCCATAGCTTGAAGCGAGTTTTATGAAATCAGGATTTTTGAGTTTGACCTGATATGCATCCATATCATAGAAATCCTCCTGCCATTGCCTGATGATTCCATATTCGGAATTGTTTAAAATGAACACTATAACGTCAAGGTCGTTTTCCCTTATTGTTGCAAGTTCCTGAAGGTTCATCTGGAAATCCCCATCACCGTTTATGACAATCACCTGCTCGTTTGTGGCAATGGCCGCACCGATGGCTGCCGGTACGCCGTATCCCATTGGAGCAAGGCCTCCTGAAAAGAGCAATTGCCTTGGCTTTAGGGACTTTTTCAAAAGTGTTGTCCATGTGGTGTGTGATCCCGCATCGGAAACGATAATGTTATTGTCAAACTTATCCAGAATGCGTTTTATCGCTGATTGCGGCTTTAAATCATCATCCAGACCCTCAAGAGGATATGTATCGTCAATGTCAAGGAGTTCGCCAATCCAGTCCGCCTTTTTGAATTTGGTCTGGAAAATGAAATCCATGACCTTGCCATGAATCGGATAATCCCCAACCAGAACATCCCTATTGATGTTTACATGAATGAAATTGTCCGGAATTTCAGGAAGTGTCCTTTCACTTGCCTTGATTCCCAATCCAATTATGCAGTCAGCGTTTTCAAGTGCGTATTTTGAGCGTGGATTTGCACGTATTCCGCATAGCCCAAGATTCAGAGGGTTTTCCTCTGAAACTATTCCCTTGCCGTGAAACGTTGTGGTTACCGGAATTTGATACTCTTCCACTATCCTGTTGATATTTTCCGCATGAGAGATTGCCCCCGCACCAAGTATGAACAACGGTTTTGAGGCATTGTCAATCAGCTCCTGTGCCTTTGAGAGGTTGGACATGTCATCCTCGCAGAGATAGCACAAATCAAAGTCATCGAATTTTTCACTCAAAAGTATGTCCTTTGCAAGGTTTATGTGAATCGGACCCTTCGGATTGTTTTTAAGCTCATAAATGGCCGCACGCAACACATACATCGCTTCGGTACCGTTCAGGGGATTGTATGATGATTGTGTGATATGTTGGAAGATTTCAAACTGAGGAGTGGTCTGGAAATAGTCGCTTCCACGATGCTTAAGCTCATTGTCTCCAGTCAAAACAAGCATCGGTACATTG contains:
- a CDS encoding GerW family sporulation protein; this translates as MSENIKTTVEELRKLINVDNVIGTPIETEDKVLIPVMKMGVGFGAGENILGTEGSDAAGAGAGVEPISMVMIPKKGNDAEGVRVLDLSKGTETNKAISDIGLIVTDLVKSFLESQQGGAEYYDESEYIEPEFSTADDQE
- a CDS encoding DUF2953 domain-containing protein, with the translated sequence MIILIIILFIIILLIIGIKITFEYNKIDSEFKGCLKILILKKIKVYSRQFPSQNDNADEDDKKDDEKKEKDFKKILNLAKPCLEDLLDYLKSALNIIKVTKVKNHLIFGMDSFADTGKYIGIIWGLLSIINPMHENLALSAEPSFKGSQLDAKGENEVEIYPLKLLIPTIRLILKEDVRKLIRGVLDER
- a CDS encoding thiamine pyrophosphate-binding protein is translated as MNVADRIVSILEEEGLTTVFGIPGEQIMPLYKALSTSGVTHILTRHEQAVAHAADGYTRSSGKIGVCITTASPGALNTTMALATAFKDNVPMLVLTGDNELKHRGSDYFQTTPQFEIFQHITQSSYNPLNGTEAMYVLRAAIYELKNNPKGPIHINLAKDILLSEKFDDFDLCYLCEDDMSNLSKAQELIDNASKPLFILGAGAISHAENINRIVEEYQIPVTTTFHGKGIVSEENPLNLGLCGIRANPRSKYALENADCIIGLGIKASERTLPEIPDNFIHVNINRDVLVGDYPIHGKVMDFIFQTKFKKADWIGELLDIDDTYPLEGLDDDLKPQSAIKRILDKFDNNIIVSDAGSHTTWTTLLKKSLKPRQLLFSGGLAPMGYGVPAAIGAAIATNEQVIVINGDGDFQMNLQELATIRENDLDVIVFILNNSEYGIIRQWQEDFYDMDAYQVKLKNPDFIKLASSYGIDAVRVDNLDDLELVLDKNLKGPLVVEVIVQRENIPLPE